The sequence aaaaaaaaaaagtgattctatttttaattttatgtataccaaaatattaaatgtttttgtagatttataaaaattaatataaataataaatagaaagaaaatttatcgGTAGggatatataaattatgtatatCTTTGTATACTAAATTTGGAATCAAAACTTGCAGATCCACCACTATATAGAGTATTTTGATAGTGTTCGTTCTTTGTCTTTAtgttattacaaattaaataattaaaaggatATTATCTTATACAGAtgattatttacattaattatttatattaaatagtatcttaccataattattatttccaatTATTGCTCCCAAGAAGGAAaagattatgaaaaagaagTAACAACAAAAAGTAACAACAACAACTTTTTAAAGACAGCAATAGCATTTAAAAGTAAGCAAATTTATATCTCATGGAagtccgaaaaaaaaaacgcgttcAAAATATTTGCAGGTTTTACAAGTATAATTTTAGGATAACCGGTTAGGTGATTATAAAATCAGATGATATCGAATCTgaccaatcaaatttaaacaCTAAACCTAAAAGTTCTAAAAGATTCTTTTTCAAACTaaagaatctttttttaaaataattactaattaaaaagttatatcaACAATGAAGATGCAAGTTCGGCGAATACCGACATTTCCataacttattataaaaaaaatcatatagaATCGGAATGACTATATATAACACCTTATAATAATTTCCGATCATGGaaagaaactttattttaaataacatgagaaaagatggaaaataaatcataaattaccggaattaataattaattttactggCATATACAAAATAGAGATTTTACTGTATTTaccgtaattttttttcaaatacaaTTTAGACTAGTAATAAAAATCCTTCAACTCTATATTTAGTAAAGATCTACAACTAATTCAAGCCTCAATAAAGTAATGTTGTTACATTGACATTGTTTTTTCGTAATAAACCCAAAAAGGACCCGGTGATATCAGAGGTAACGAAACCAGTTACGAAGATATTGATATTGGATTATCAATTGCGTAAGTTATTAGTTATCTCAatgatgattaataaataaatcaaaccatttcaaatccataaataattttatttatttaaaatttaacaaagaaaaagataaattaattgtttctttaataacccctaaaaaaattaaggaataaggatttttaaatttttttaacttgggaacaatggaataattaaatattcaacctccttaaataaatatatatattattatatatatttccaaatattaaatattttaggcTGTTTCCCATCTTTTtcgaataatataaaaattttttcatgttaGAATAGGTCAAATTTCGGTCTCTTGAAATCTATATTAGGTAATGAtgttcaatttattatataatataaacttttaaattacattGTTTACTACTTATCTctgaataattttctttctttgctttttttagccgcaacaattttttttaaaacattgacAAACACAATTTACcaaacatattaaaatatttttaaaaatgtgaaTATATGCGGCTGTTAAATGTACATCTTGAACTTTTATCGTAACTCactattttacaattaaagaaTATCGGTTACATTATCCATTATATTACTacttatatattacaatatccGATGcgaactttttatataaaaagcaATGACGACTTTTCCCTTTTTTGTTTCTCGGCTTATAACGGGCGGTCGATTCGTTAGTTAGTTaggaattttaatataaagagaatttttatctatttctttttttttttcttcttcttctttattCTCTTCTTTCTTCCccagtaatttaatttaaaaaaaaaaaaggaaatttttttttttacatgggACTAATTTTTTGATCTATTTTAACGTAAGTAAAAGTATTAAAACGAAATttggattatataataatgattcatTCAATTATGCATAAAAAGCCAAAATTTCAAAGTTCAATCGTTATCTACGATAGTAATCTAAATATATTGTCTATTGTTATTATGTAGGtgaatctctttttttttcacttgtAATCCCATATATCTAAACTTGTCGttcaagagaaaaaaatttaaacgaaACTAACCCAAACGAGGAACGGACAACAAAAACCAaccaatttaatattataatatctcATTGTACACgcatattttgtaaatatcgtATTtgagatattctttttttgtttctacCCTtcagacaaaaaaaaaaaaaatattcttactCTTTTGTAAAGAGTCTCTCCCTTTCATTTCTTTCCTTCCCTTGTCATTAAGCTTCGAGcgattattgttttttttttcaaaaaaaaaaaagagagaatatattttttacaatatataacaCATAGAGCACgatactttctttttttccccCTTTTAACTTTGGCTCacttttaattgtaattaaaagTGATTAAGCCGGGTTAAATTtgagaaaagaatatttttttttttttatgaagaaccaaaaaaaactgtaaatacaataacatacatatatatttcattaagcatattttcatcaatttcattttatcatGGCTCATTCAAGCGACCTAACGTATTTAAGtatgtcattattatttatattttccttCTCCTCCTTTTTATCTTCAACTAATGAATTCttattaatcttatttatCATTGTCATTAAATAGCTCGTGCGGTATTCATCTGTTGGACTTTTCTTTGGTTCTTGCAACATGTATGGAATATTGACCGATTTGAAGCGTTAAAATGGGGACGTGTTAAAAAACACGATTTGGTAAGTTAAATTAAATccacttttcttttttatcctCAGCCgcagaaaaatttttagactaatcacgtgataaaaaattattatagaaatctGCGATCACggtattattagttattatgtGTCCATTACAAGCTTATTATGATATTTCAACATcaatcattaaatataaagaagGTTATATAGTGAATCCGTTAAACGGTGAGATTGTTATGAAACCAAATGAGTATTATAgtgaaagtaataaaaaattgcttGTTCCAACGAATTATGTTCTTTGCGCTAATTTTAGTTTACAAACGtaagtataattaaatattttttattttatttattttctacttacttatttattcatttattttatttttattttattatagttgtttGTTATTCTTGCTTCAATCATTTTGGAATTATCTTGCTAAAAGTTTAGCAAAATCCTCTTTTATGGGAAGTTTCGAATTCAAATCATACATAATATACGCaatatttagtattttcatttttcctttattacaACACTTTTTTCGAAGTAATCCTCTTTATACTGAAATAATGCCTCAATTAGCTTACTCTATATTCATGCTTTTGATCGCACTTTTTGGATTAAGATCTCATAAAAGATTCACAAATTTATTGGCAGTAACGAGAAAGTCAAGCGCAtcacaaattaatattatattaaaattagaatattttagaGATATGAATAGATATTTAACTTGGAGTCTTTTCATCGGttcaatatcattattgaCTCTTTGTATTGATGGTTTAACTACTGAGAAATATCTTAATGTTCATAAATTTTCTGCTGACCTTTTAATGTGTCATGTTAGTTTTTCACTTTGGCttgtatttgttattttaatgttaatattttatcctTCTACGAGTACAGTTAGTGATTCTGTTACATTAGCAAAAGCTGTTTCATTTTCTAATGCAAAGAGATCAATAAAGGATGATTTACCTGAACCTCCAACTCCACAATGGTTAAGATCACAGAATCTTGATGGTAGTCAATGGTCTTCAGTAGTTTCTTCACAACAATCAAATTCTCAAGTTGATAATAATAGTTGTACTGTTGAAATATTTGAGGAATTACCTCCTCCTCCTCCAATAATGTCTTATCATGaaagaaaatcaaattctttagATATTCCACTTACTCCTCCTTCTCCTTATCGTCCTTATACTTCAATTCCTCCTATTAATCCTCCACCTCCTCCATtaccatcatcatcaacaaCAACACCACTACCAAAAACTAAGTTGACAATATCAACGACAAATCCTCAACAAAAAATGCCTTCAATTGCAACAACACATTTAACAAATTCTCCTACTTCTCCTATTAAACTATcgaataaattagaaaaattaaagtacCCTTCTTCCCCTATAATATCAAGAAATAATAGTtgtgataatattaatgataatattaataataataatagttctttaattaattctacACCTACTTATCCTCAATATTCTATTGCAAACGTTCCAATCATTTCACCTTtaccaattaaaaatttcgttaGTTCTGTATTAGATGATAAACCTAGTATACCAATGAAATCTACAAGAAGACCTTCAGTAACATCAATTGATAATTCTCCAGTAATTAGGATTACAACTTCTACAAATTCTTTGAGATCAATGAATTCAATTACTCTTCCTTCATCTGATGAGGATGATAGAGAACCATCAACATTTAATAAGATTACAAATTTAGATACGAGAAAAGTTGCCCCTTTTATGTACCAAGATGGACCTGTAGAACGAGAAACTTCAAGTTCTCCTTCATCAATTACCGTCGTTACAAATACTATAATAACTGAAGAAAAACAAGAATCATCTAGAAAACAACAACAGCCATTGAATTCATCAACAGAAGTTTCAAGTTTACAACAAAACTCATTTTCAcctattttgaaaaataataaaaataatagaaataataataataataataataatagcaCTTCATCACCTTCAACAAAGGCTTCTCCTGTGATAAAATCATCTCCAGTACCTAACACATCACGACCACCTTTAACGTCCAATAAACCATATCAAAGTTCACCTCTTGGTAGAAGTGGTAGGGGAATGAATGGAATTACGAATTCCTCTTCCTCATCTTCCACAGTTAAAAAATCATCTCCTGCGCAAATTAACAATTTGAAAACTTCAAAAGTGAAAAGTAAGAATGGAAGCATTAATAATAGTACAAGTGGTGCAGCAAATAGTGTTAAGAATAGAAATAGTATCTTAAGTACAAGAAGTCGTTCAGATAGTATCATAAGTGTTGAAAATGGTAAAGTGAATTCTGATTCTGAGAAAAAAAGTGGGATAACTAGCGTTAAGAATAGCGTGAACAATATGAGAAATAGTATCATTGGGAACAGATCTAGGTCTAATAGTACTACAAGTGTTGGAACCAAAAATAGTGTAATAGGAAGAATAAGATCcgaaaataattcttttactaGAAAAACAGCAGGAAGAGATCGATCTACAAGTTCTGCTAGCATTTCAAGTATTTCTAGTATTTCAAGTACATCAAGTTCATCATCAAGTTCATCATCAAGTTCATCAagttctaaaaatattaaaaaggttATTAAAACGGGAGTAGGAAAAGTTAGAAGAAATAGTAgagtatcataaaaaaaaaaaaacatatatatatatttattattagattgatcataaaaatttttttatttataaaaaatttttttaaaaaaaaaaaaaattaacttagaaaaaaaagaaaaattggtagatttaattttgctttagggtttttttgtttttgttttgcgtaattttaggtaattttaggtttaatttgagaaatactttattattattattattattattattattatttttaattttatatacatatatattattatacaccATTTTgtagatattattatttaatgtttttttttaaaaaaaaaattggtctAATAATGACCAAGtgtaataaattcaatataattaaatcatacAATGACAGTCCGATTCCTTGCATTTTTAAtgagataaaataaaaaaactttgaatTCCTGTTTATTAGCGAATAAATTATAGTGCGAAACTAGTTAAGGAATCGTCGATAACTTATACACCGTATATCGCTTAGAAACAAATTTGTTACACAAAAATTTGTAGACGCACGCGTCCAGTACTCACTCCAGTTAAAAGTGGTCCttcttttaacataaattttataatttaagaagtgtgattttttgtattattgaCAAAACATATACAAATTCTTGGTAAGTTCATTGGCCGATTATAAGAGATTACTGATCGAAAACTCGGTTGAATTTTGGTCAATTTATCTTGGTGCCTTATTATACCGCCTTCAGTTCTAATCTTAGCATACTCATTTATCTGgcggtttttttatttatacacaACTCTTTGGCCTAGCATGTTCAAACCTACCAATCTCACTCATCTCgcattctttttatttttgccCTATATTTTAGAGGTTCTGTCAAATTGCagatatttgtaatttatattcCTTCTGACCCAAATTTGAAGTCTCAAACCATCTCCCAATTATTGAATCTTCTGAATATTGTCAGAAAACAATTTTTGTCACGTTGTTTgtggaaattttaatacaCCTGGTCTTAACTCGGccaaaaattatgaatttttggaCAAATTAAGTGTTACCtattttgaaattcaaatgtttgaattttttgagtattaaaataattttatcacgAACAATTCAAAGATATTATtggttgataataaaattccaaCCTACTTTATTgctcaatatatatatttgtaatggTCAAAACCTGTTGATACCCCTACTTCAGCAGGCAAGTAACTATTGAATCTTCAGGAACCTACTCTCACAAGTATGGTCTTGAACAACCAAAAGCTGTAATCgttaaatatcaattataataataagcaaagaaaaattagaaaaattttattttattagttgatTGATGTGCAGAAaagaattacaattattagcaataaaatatatatatatatgtttgtTCAATACATTAAtacatttgattatttgattatctactaaaaattttttttctctttatgtatataaaattgaacatTATTAAACTATAGCAACAAATATAGCAGCGACACCACAAAAGGCACCAATGGCAGTTTCAAATTTTAGGATTGAAGCACCTGCAGTATGAGTAGGTTGACCAGGAATAGTGGTAGTGGGAACAGAACTAGTTTCGGTAGTAGGTTGAGTTTTAGTTGAAACTTTATCCGATGATGATGAAGTAATTGTAGTAGTATCCGTAGTGATGGTAGTAGTTTTGGGATATAAAGTGTTTTGATGTATCGTTTTAATaacattacataattttaaggaAAATTCATTTTGATTAACTTACCAGTATCTTTTTGAGGTTGAGAAGTAGTTGCAGTCCCGGTAGGTGTAATGGTGGTTACATACGTGGTAGTAACAATTGTTTCCGTTCCCGTTTGAACTTGTCCTTTAACCAATCCACCCAAAACGCCAAAGAGTACAACGATCAAGAAAGTAATAAACAATGAATTtctcattttttgtttttttacgaattttttaatgaagtaagtaaataatattatttaacacGTAAAAAATTCTTCCTTGAAAGGATCAAAGAGATTTTAGAGatcttttaaatcatttttttttttatctcataAGTCTCATAGTTACGCAatcatgaaataaaatttgtaaattgtaattaatcAGACTATAATGAATATGACGAGTAACGATAATAAttcgataaaataaaaataataagagaTCAATAGATCAATAAGTATGTCAGAATAATTGTGACTCCTCAAAAGTAACGTGAACTTCAAAAGAACATGTGTCTACTGCGTCTCCAAAACATAAAAGGTTGtggtttttatttatatacataaaactatttacattatcaaaatttcgtatttgataaaaatttaaatacaagTAATTCCGGTACGCAAGGATTAAAAATGCATAAAAACTTATTTACAGTCTTTACAGTCCTTACTTTTATCTTTTATctcatctttatttttttcgtccgttttaatagttaatatatCATCTCCTAAACCGTAATTAGCTATGGTTACTCCGATATAACCATTTCCCATTTCAGTCCTCCAAGTCATTTGGGggaataattctattaaatgattttttatttgttttctaTAACTCTTTAATATAGAATAACCGTTGTTAATGGAACAGAGTCTTTGGTCGAACACTGCGCTCCCATCCTTAAGAATTTGAGGTCTTGTAAAActactattataatattttatatttaaggaTGAGTTATCAAGAGTGGATATTCCATTCAACATGAGATCTTCTAGCGCTACAATGAAATCTTTAACTGCCTGTGAAGCAGTTTCCTGTACGCTTCTAGCAATTAATCGCGTTGTTTCAGTATCtctcttaaaaataaataaatgaatgaataaatatatttataaatgatcttaaaaaataagaataatagtTTAAAAGTTGCTTACACTAAGTGGTAGCGTGGTTCTTCTTCTAGCAGGTggcatatttataaataaagttgttaCTACAAAGACTTGGTTGATCGGTAAGTGTTAAAGATGagagtaacaaaaaaaattacaaacaaattcaggtaagtttaaataatttttttgttgagaTTATACAAATTCTCACACATCCACTTCCCTTCTTATACGGGGTTgtttatatatactgtaacCCTCAAATCATTAAaccattaaaagaaaaattgaatattagataacagaaagaaagaaaaaaagattataaatttataaacatcaacatgtgattattaattaaactaactaaaaaatcGAGAAATCCACGAAAAAATAATCTCATAAAGTTTCCATAATAAGGAGTTATTTGACGCGTtataatcagtttaatatCATCATAGTAGTTAtagtagtttatttttattttacgatGGGAATTTTTAAGAACTCGTGTTCAAACTATGATAACTTGAATCATACTATTAAAGGAtcatactataaaaaaaaataattttctctaTAATTCAAAAGCTCCCCGATCAAATAATACTTTTGAAAATCATAATTTCAAGTGTAAAAACCggaaaactgaaaaaattggaaaaaactGGAAAAATCGTGAatcaaagtatttttttatgacgtatatcatttttattcttaaatattattaatattattattataattgccTATCATCAATAAAGAAacgtataaaaataattaaattctaatcTATATCCGAATTGTTTATTGTAAAAGTTCGAGATCCAGTCATCCAGTGGCGGTCTTGGCCGATCGACAAAGattcattgtaaaatttaattggttacatgtttattttatttaaggtTTGGCGGAAAATACCTCTCAGAGTGCCAAGATTCCTTAAACAAATTGTTTAGACGGATTGTGTAACAAATGcaataatccaataatttCAACCTTTTAGATATGGTTTTCCATATGGTTGTTACCCGATCCCACATGGCTTTGTCAGCTTTGTTAAGTCCGGTATatttattcccttttttttcaaatacttttATTGAATCTATAGATTTATTGGATGTCTCTTTGTTACTTATTATCAAAGTTTGAAACATTAAATTGTGCGAGTATCCcctttatatttatcaatcgATTGtccttattatattttaaacccATTtgaggaaaatttttttatttttaacaatttccATAAGATGACGGTCGCAGCATGGTTAGGGAGTAGGGACAAAAGGAGTTATTCATTATACATAccaaatttgattaaattcttATAGGATacttatcattttaattataactaCTTCTTTGGAAATATAACTAACGATGCTTGgtataaaaatgcaaaatttttaattaagtttGTTATTATTGTACTTCCTGTTCTCCGATTGAACGGAATATGAAACAATGCAGGTTTCTTGGCATTGTCGTACATCCCCCCGTTCTCTtaatagaacaaaaaaaataaataaataaataaataaaggaaaaaaaaatttgtctaacAATTAAGTTTTGTGCCACTTGTGTTGCATTTGCGTAACTTTGTGATACCGAAAATTCTTTCTAATTTGGATTTGTTTTGCATATGTCGTTAAACCTATGACAAAAATACAAGTTTAGTACGTCATACTTTCTTAATTATGATAAGAAAAAGAGTAAAGAATCGAGAGgaaatttctaaattcttATATCTATTaccctttttaaaaaataattaaattcttcttaaactttaatatacatattatatgcatattaattaatttttttttttaaaaaagtaaaataataaaatatttatttatagtacaaagataataatttttagttacaaattttttttttttacccgcTTTTTCTattatctcaaaaaaaatttaaatagtttcacaaagtgattataaaattggttaaaatgtaatttatatcCATTGtacatttcaaatttaaataattttaaataataataatattatttcaaacgccgaatataaaaataaaatttgttcacGTGATTAcatctttttattatcaacaaAGATAGACAATAAgatttactataaataattttatagatcAATAAGGCTAAAACCAATTCCTCCTCAaattgtttcaaaaaattcgaaactaattaaaatttatttttatcttgaaCATTATAAATACGATTAAAAAATTGGCCCCTATcctctcaaaaaaaaaatcatttttttcattttttcaaaaaaaaaaaattccttacccttctcaacaaaaaaatatcttttgatataaatctattttcatcctttttttttattatattttaaaacaaaaagaa is a genomic window of Rhizophagus irregularis chromosome 7, complete sequence containing:
- a CDS encoding uncharacterized protein (SECRETED:cutsite_VKG-QV; SECRETED:prob_0.7281); SECRETED:SignalP(1-24), with translation MRNSLFITFLIVVLFGVLGGLVKGQVQTGTETIVTTTYVTTITPTGTATTSQPQKDTVSTKTQPTTETSSVPTTTIPGQPTHTAGASILKFETAIGAFCGVAAIFVAIV